From the Theileria parva strain Muguga chromosome 3 map unlocalized ctg_531, whole genome shotgun sequence genome, one window contains:
- the RPS5B gene encoding ribosomal protein S7 — translation MTNTEVALFRKWTYDDVSLTDLSLVDCIAIQGKARVFTPHTAGRYQKKRFRKTQCPIVERLVNSMMMHGRNNGKKLKAIRIVNHAFEIIHVMTDKNPVQVFVDAVKNGGPREDSTRIGSAGVVRRQAVDVSPLRRVNQAIYLICTGARNAAFRNIKTIAECLADEIINCAKESPSSYAIKKKDEIERVAKANR, via the exons atgacaAACACAGAAGTCGCCCTGTTCCGTAAATGGACATACGATGACGTCAGTCTTACAGATTTATCATTG GTGGATTGCATTGCAATACAAGGCAAAGCAAGAGTTTTCACTCCACATACCGCTGGAAGATACCAAAAGAAAAGATTCAGGAAAACACAATGCCCAATAGTCGAGCGCTTAGTCAACTCAATGATGATGCATGGAAG GAATAACGGAAAGAAGCTCAAAGCCATAAGGATCGTAAACCACGCATTCGAAATCATACATGTCATGACCGATAAAAACCCAGTACAGGTCTTCGTAGACGCAGTTAAAAACGGAGGACCACGTGAAGATTCCACCAGAATAGGGTCAGCAGGTGTGGTCAGACGTCAAGCAGTTGATGTTTCGCCGTTGAGGCGTGTAAATCAAGCAATTTACCTCATTTGCACTGGGGCAAG GAACGCAGCATTTAGAAACATCAAGACCATCGCCGAGTGTCTGGCGGACGAGATCATTAACTGTGCCAAGGAGTCACCCTCGTCCTACGCAATCAAGAAGAAGGATGAAATTGAACGCGTTGCTAAGGCCAAcagataa
- the FPS1 gene encoding Polyprenyl synthetase family protein, whose amino-acid sequence MESSYNLTTDDIHRCSDQLKDFFPKFLELSIDELKTYGLSQNVLLYYSYAIQYNLQGGKMLRGTMLMSTVKSLCGTNIPENLTTQTLIAAWCVELLQTSFLVADDIIDKSLKRRSNTCWYLVPTIGVENAINDVMFLYTLIYRILFKTLKDTKNFLEIVETFNRISMTTILGQHLDIYESNTNRLFQDSNEATKLFAEICKNKTSYYSFFLPLKLGMVLSGVELSNLFYSKVESISVLIGTLFQAQDDYLDCYGDPEDFGKNGTDIQTKKCSWLLCQALNIASDEQKNLIKENIGHNDDSKVEAVKNVYKELELDKHFLKYTTYAENKINSEIDEIDNQGIKTVLKWCLELIRNRSK is encoded by the exons ATGGAATCTTCTTATAATCTCACAACCGATGATATTCATAGGTGTAGTGACCAGTTAAAGGATTTCTTTCCCAAGTTTTTGGAACTTTCGATAGATGAATTGAAAACTTATGGCCTATCTCAGAACGTCCTTCTATATTACTCATACGCTATTcagtataatttacaag GAGGGAAGATGCTGAGAGGAACAATGTTGATGTCAACCGTTAAATCACTCTGTGGTACCAACATTCCTGAGAATCTTACGACTCAAACATTAATAGCTG cCTGGTGTGTTGAGTTATTGCAAACGTCCTTTCTTGTTGCTGATGATATAATTGACAAAAGCCTTAAAAGACGCTCCAACACATGCTG GTATCTGGTTCCAACAATAGGAGTTGAAAACGCCATAAACGATGTAATGTTCCTTTATACCCTGATCTACCG AATACTATTCAAAACATTAAAGGATACCAAAAACTTTCTGGAAATAGTTGAAACATTCAACAGAATTTCAATGACCACAATACTGGGCCAACACCTTGATATCTACGAGTCCAACACTAATAGGTTGTTTCAAGATTCTAATGAGGCAACTAAGCTATTTGCTGAAATTTGTAAGAATAAAACGTCCTATTATTCATTCTTTCTGCCACTAAAATTAG GCATGGTGTTAAGCGGCGTGGAACTGTCTAACCTGTTTTATTCTAAAGTTGAGTCAATATCAGTCCTTATCGGAACATTGTTCcaa GCACAAGATGATTATCTTGACTGTTATGGAGATCCAGAGGATTTTGGCAAAAACGGAACTGACATTCAGACTAAAAAATGCTCCTGGCTTCTTTGTCaa GCCTTAAATATCGCATCAGATGAGCAAAAGAATCTGATTAAAGAAAATATAGGCCATAACGACGATTCAAAGGTGGAAGCGGTAAAGAATGTTTATAAGGAGCTGGAGTTAGACAAacactttttaaaatacacaaCATACGCTGAAAATAAGATTAACAG tGAGATTGATGAAATAGATAACCAAG GAATAAAAACCGTTTTAAAGTGGTGTCTAGAACTCATTAGAAATAGGTCAAAGTGA
- the MBF1C gene encoding Multiprotein-bridging factor 1c produces MSYQDWKPVVWTKHENFKGPNKESALNKARRAGVELDTQKKFLGGQNKTTKSFLPPNAAKIENENESFHIERVSFAFRTALQKARMAKNMTQLQLARAINESESLIKEYENGSGIPNGQVVQKLNRVLGVKLPPSRESKSKSLEL; encoded by the exons ATGTCATATCAAGATTGGAAGCCAGTAGTTTGGACTAAACATGAGAATTTCAAGGGCCCTAATAAGGAATCTGCCCTTAACAAGGCCCGGCGTGCTGGAGTAGAGCTTGATACTCAGAAgaaat ttcTAGGAGGTCAAAACAAGACAACTAAATCATTTCTACCGCCTAA CGCTGCAAAAATTGAGAATGAAAATGAATCATTTCACATCGAGAGGGTTTCATTTGCTTTTCGCACCGCTTTACAAAAGGCCAGGATGGCCAAGAACATGACTCAACTTCAGCTGGCTCGAGCAATAAATGAAAGTGAAAGTTTAATAAAGGAATATGAGAACGGAAGT GGGATACCAAATGGCCAGGTGGTCCAAAAGTTGAACCGAGTTCTCGGCGTAAAATTACCTCCTTCAAGAGAATCCAAGTCTAAATCTCTTGAATTATGA
- a CDS encoding putative integral membrane protein, with protein MSQFSGRGYPLGQDSSLPFSGFRFFVRFLYFSVIFQASISFVFFSLGVLFSLNSFHDHMVALYAFVFGVVTFLYNIPYRPVKNTVLLFFPKLEEDIVKHTFYFLIGIPGVGTSDSFQYQLGSILFSLVGFIGTIVSFRNQNLISSYMEPFTLPQQEP; from the exons ATGAGTCAGTTTAGTGGAAGAGGTTATCCTCTTGGTCAGGATTCTTCCTTACCCTTTTCCGGGTTTAGATTTTTCGTTCGgtttttgtatttttctGTTATATTTCAGGCTTCTATTTCTTTTGTATTCTTTTCTCTCGGTGTTCTTTTCTCCTTAAACTCGTTTCATGATCACATGGTTGCTTTGTATGCATTTGTTTTTGGAGTTGTAACATTCTTGTACAACATTCCTTATAGAcctgtaaaaaatacagTTCTCTTATTCTTTCCTAAACTGG AGGAAGATATTGTGAAGCACAccttttattttttaattggAATTCCAGGCGTAGGAACCTCTGACAGTTTTCAATACCAGCTTGGTTCAATTCTTTTTTCTCTAGTTGGCTTTATCGGGACTATTGTTTCATTTCGAAATCAAAATCTCATTAGTTCCTATATGGAACCTTTCACTTTACCACAACAAGAACCTTAG
- a CDS encoding Ran-interacting Mog1 family protein — translation MGSKEVKLYGGAITCQIPLLFEDLSQFLPVPDNQEVFVYHFNSSTNSSSNVTTHDFVLSFEILEYLHNHDDVTAGRKLFEDLASTNESRNTEIEYANPTQAVNLGLPETFATVSLTGTMEVTRSRTRTENFHKITVLMYDVRMPRYKCEFMVTYTYPVDSGVPISENKKIFEDILRTIRVVNTNLFST, via the exons atgggATCAAAAGAAGTGAAACTTTACGGAGGAGCAATAACATGCCAAATTCCCTTATTATTTGAAGATTTAAG tcAGTTTCTTCCCGTTCCCGACAATCAAGAAGTCTTTGTGtatcattttaattcaaGTACTAATTCCTCTTCAAACGTAACTACCCATGATTTTGTTCTATCTTTCGAGATTCTTgaatatttacacaacCATGACGACGTAACCGCTGGAAG gAAACTTTTTGAGGACCTTGCCTCCACTAACGAGTCTAGAAATACAGAAATAGAGTATGCAAACCCAACCCAGGCTGTAAACTTAGG ACTACCTGAGACTTTTGCTACAGTTTCCCTTACAGGGACAATGGAAGTTACACGTTCAAGAACCAGAACTGAgaattttcataaaataacaGTTCTCATGTACGATGTTAGAATGCCAA GATATAAATGTGAATTTATGGTCACATACACTTACCCCGTTGATTCTGGAGTTCCAAtttctgaaaataaaaagatCTTTGAAGACATTTTAAGAACCATCAGGGTTGTTAATACTAATCTATTCTCAACTTAA
- the VATE gene encoding ATP synthase (E/31 kDa) subunit family protein, whose amino-acid sequence MDAIEAQNQIKQMINFILNEAKDKAEEIESGAIEEFNIEKMNLFEQKKDEVRSKILKNINDLRLKKMRQRNMELKKMSNNILLYQCEVVDELKNLAMEKLHNLSQNRDEYKKVLTMLILSGCMSLDSDIVYVRYRPSDSKVVESTLGDVKNEYEKLMELKYKVPKSLTIELDKNNHLSEDVLGVVLTNEDGTIECNSTLNNRLERCCREMIPQLKLELFSTVNSK is encoded by the exons ATG gACGCCATAGAAGCccaaaatcaaataaaacaaatgattaattttattttaaacgAAGCTAAGGATAAAGCAGAGGAAATAGAGTCTGGAGCAATTGAGGAATTTAATATAGAAAAGATGAACCTGTTTGAACAGAAAAAAGATGAAGTTAGGTCAAAGatactaaaaaatataaatgatCTCCGTCTAAAGAAGATGAGGCAAAGAAACATGGAACTTAAGAAAAtgagtaataatattttattataccaATGTGAAGTGGTTGATGAATTAAAGAACCTTGCAATGGAGAAGCTTCACAACCTATCACAAAATCGCGATGAATATAAAAAGGTTTTAACAATGCTGATTTTATCAGGATGTATGTCACTTGATTCTGATATTGTTTATGTAAGATATAGACCGTCCGACTCAAAAGTCGTTGAATCTACCCTAGGGGATGTCAAAAATGAATATGAGAAGCTTATGGAGCTGAAATACAAAGTTCCCAAATCACTCACTATAgaattagataaaaataatcattTATCGGAGGATGTTTTAGGCGTTGTTTTAACCAATGAAGATGGAACCATAGAGTGTAATTCTACCCTAAATAATAGACTGGAAAGATGCTGTCGAGAAATGATACCACAACTTAAATTAGAACTGTTCTCCACTGTTAACAGTAAATAA
- the sec61a gene encoding preprotein translocase subunit SecY, whose protein sequence is MGKGFRVLNLIKPIMPILPEVKTPTRKVLFKEMLMWTGMSLFIFLVCCQIPIYGAITNKSSDPFYWMRVILASNRGTLMELGISPIVTSSMVMQLLAGSKIIDVDQSLKEDRDLYQAAEKLLGLLVTLGEAVAYVVSGMYGDVKDIGVFKSVLIILQLFFAGVVVILFDEMLQKGYGLGSGISLFIATNICETILWKAFSPTTISTDKGTEFEGALISLFYCFFTKKNKLSAFKEAFYRNHAPNVTNLLATALIFVIVIYLQGFRVDLSVKYQSMRGQRGTYPIKLFYTSNIPIILQTALVSNLYFFSQLVYRKFKNNLFANLLGQWQETDHGTSVPIGGLAYYLSPPSTFKDIVNDPLHTLLYITFVLVSCAVFSKTWIEISGSSARDVAKQLRDQRIGMVGHRDSPPSLTKVFSRYVPTAAAFGGMCIGALTILADFLGALGSGTGILLAVTIIYQYYEILVKEQERSGSLLYG, encoded by the exons ATGGGTAAAGGAT TCCGGGTTTTGAACTTAATTAAGCCGATTATGCCCATTCTTCCGGAGGTCAAAACTCCAACCAGGAAG GTCCTGTTTAAGGAGATGCTAATGTGGACTGGGATGtctttatttatattcCTAGTATGCTGCCAGATACCAATTTACGGGGCCATAACCAATAAATCATCTGATCCGTTTTATTGGATGAGGGTTATTTTGGCTTCCAATCGTGGGACTTTGATGGAGCTTGGCATCTCGCCAATAGTTACTTCTTCTATGGTTATGCAACTTCTGGCAGGTTCTAAAATTATAGATGTTGACCAATCATTGAAGGAAGATCGTGATTTATACCAGGCAGCTGAAAAAC TTTTGGGACTCTTGGTTACTTTGGGTGAGGCAGTGGCTTATGTAGTCAGTGGTATGTACGGTGACGTTAAGGATATTGGCGTGTTTAAGTCTGTTTTGATAATTCTACAACTATTTTTCGCGGGTGTTGTTGTTATCCTGTTTGACGAAATGCTTCAGAAGGGTTACGGGTTAGGTTCCGGTATCTCGCTTTTTATAGCCACAAACATATGTGAAACTATACTTTGGAAGGCGTTTAGTCCTACTACTATAAGCACAGATAAGGGCACTGAGTTTGAAGGTGCGCTTATTTCTCTGTTTTACTGTTTCTTTACAAAGAAGAATAAGTTATCCGCTTTCAAGGAAGCCTTTTACAGGAACCATGCACCGAATGTTACAAATTTGCTAGCCACAGCGTTGATATTTGTGATCGTAATATATTTGCAAGGCTTCAGAGTGGACTTATCTGTAAAGTACCAGAGTATGCGCGGTCAGAGGGGAACGTACCCAATTAAACTTTTCTACACCTCTAACATACCAATCATTTTGCAAACGGCTTTGGTTTCTAATCTTTACTTTTTTTCCCAGCTAGTTTACAGGAAGTTCAAGAACAACTTGTTTGCTAATCTTCTGGGTCAGTGGCAGGAAACTGATCATGGAACTTCCGTTCCAATTGGTGGTTTAGCTTACTATTTATCTCCCCCGTCCACCTTTAAGGATATTGTCAATGATCCTCTACATACTCTTTTGTACATAACCTTCGTCTTAGTTTCATGCGCTGTATTCTCGAAGACTTGGATAGAAATTTCAGGGAGTTCTGCTAGGGATGTAGCTAAACAGTTAAGAGATCAAAGAATTGGAATGGTTGGGCACAGGGACTCTCCCCCTTCACTCACTAAAGTTTTTAGcag atatgTTCCAACGGCTGCTGCTTTCGGTGGAATGTGCATAGGTGCTCTGACTATCCTCGCTGACTTCCTCGGTGCTCTCGGTAGTGGTACTGGTATTCTACTTGCCGTTACCATCATTTACCAATACTACGAAATATTAGTCAAGGAACAGGAGAGGTCTGGATCACTACTATACGGATAA
- a CDS encoding Transcription initiation factor IIF beta subunit protein has protein sequence METKIPDITLLKVPKFLALQWRNSENHSIIGNCRRNELGELEEFRVNCEGEFRFFKCRKTTLSNPVAVQIDPKSSNLRFIGKLSECLTIFPSLDQAYKRKLKERHICTNVKKPRSTTDETREDPSFDSSETIFKYYNPKTTTVAGLMSDDGSRPLEDTPYNRSRAKSKKLPTMDPDELKLKIFKIFESEEAKDGIQLKRVVQLTGQPLQNVKSAVEEIAIQKRRPTDYKLVYRLKDLYTSDPTK, from the exons atGGAAACTAAAATTCCTGACATAACTTTGctcaaa GTCCCTAAATTTTTGGCACTTCAGTGGAGAAACAGTGAAAATCACTCCATCATTGGCAATTGTAGACGGAATGAATTG GGCGAATTAGAAGAATTTAGAGTGAACTGTGAGGGTGAATTTCGGTTCTTTAAATGTAGAAAAACTACATTATCCAATCCTGTTGCTGTACAAATCGACCCTAAATCATCAAATCTGAGATTTATCGGTAAACTTTCAGAATGTTTGACTATTTTTCCTTCTTTGGACCAGGCCTATAAACgg aAACTCAAGGAACGCCATATTTGTACAAACGTTAAAAAAC CAAGGAGCACAACTGATGAAACTAGAGAGGATCCATCTTTTGATTCTTCTGAAACT attttcaaatattataatcCAAAAACAACGACAGTTGCTGGATTGATGTCAGATGATGGTTCACGCCCTCTTGAGGATACTCCGTATAACCGTTCTAGAGCCAAAA GCAAAAAATTACCAACAATGGATCCTGATGAGTTGAAActgaaaattttcaaaatattcGAGTCGGAGGAAGCAAAAGATGGGATTCAACTCAAGAGGGTTGTTCAACTCACAGGTCAACCCTTACAAAATGTCAAATCAGCTGTTGAGGAGATAGCTATTCAAAAGAG GCGTCCTACTGATTATAAATTGGTCTATCGTCTAAAGGATCTATACACCTCAG aTCCCACCAAATGa
- a CDS encoding ADP-ribosylation factor family protein translates to MKKSSTIHIFLCGLKGSGKTLLLYKTLIPKWENTNSEIKPTPLYNYEELKHNGKTLGLWDFSGDLVVRNIPNFVSRQVEVKGVVFVVNILDMNESKNTEVINWMCSLESESSLSYSRFVVIFNGANDLFRGENYDNFMKKLEPIRSRLGPRIMCKNVNTIKGLDDPGWPIVLDFIISQPSNPSKKSNKSKQ, encoded by the exons atgaaaaaatcttcaactatacacatatttttatgtgGATTAAAGGGCTCGGGAAAGACTCTATTGCTCTATAAAACTCTCATTCCAA AATGGGAAAATACAAACTCAGAAATAAAGCCTACAcctttatataattatgaagAGCTTAAACATAACGGGAAAACTCTAGGATTATGGGATTTCAGTGGAGACCTTGTT gtaAGGAATATTCCGAATTTTGTGAGCAGACAAGTGGAAGTTAAAGGTGTGGTTTTTGTTGTAAATATATTGGATATGAATGAATCTAAGAACACTGAAGTTATAAATTGGATGTGTTCCTTAGAATCTGAGAGTTCATTATCTTATTCGCGATTTGTTGTGATATTCAATGGAGCAAATGATTTATTTCGAGGAGAAAActatgataattttatgaaaaaattagagCCTATAAGGTCGAGACTAGGGCCAagaataatgtgtaaaaatgttaacACAATTAAGGGTTTGGATGATCCAGGCTGGCCAATAGTTCTGGATTTCATAATTTCGCAACCTTCTAATCCTAGCAAAAAATCGAATAAGTCCaaacaataa
- a CDS encoding Chromosome segregation protein Spc25 family protein — protein sequence MENEPMSVDNDKKHSNTELFGSSSLMSEDLLSFVPSESMFKFNRLNLNQIDQNKVKETLQNQKDDFLNKMSSVTKINRSLKSTIDELSHSTSSILKEIQINDISFNSISDDVSNVYKQIEDSKNLLNDLRTEKSHLKSILSSKSEEYESYFKNKNSQDIWSCKAYYLELLLGVKISSLNGSMKISFSRLISSDPYKNCTIILKLEDERFTGISSDPPIKDFSRLVNELNNGLDFGSFLCLIRKSFKLLLQPT from the exons aTGGAAAATGAGCCTATGTCAGTTGATAATGACAAAAAACATTCTAATACTGAATTATTTGGTTCTAGCTCATTAATGAGTGAGGATTTGTTATCGTTTGTTCCTTCCGAATCTATGTTCAAGTTTAACcgtttaaatttaaaccaaATTGACCAAAACAAGGTCAAAGAAACTCTTCAAAATCAGAAAgatgattttttaaataaaatgtcTTCCGTTacaa AAATTAATCGttcattaaaatcaacTATCGACGAGTTATCGCATTCAACATCTTCAATACTGAAAG aAATTCAAATAAATGACATTTCCTTTAACTCAATTAGTGACGATGTTAGCAATGTTTACAAGCAAATTGAGGATTCTAAAAACCTTTTAAATGATCTCAGAACTGAAAAGTCTCACCTAAAATCCATACTATCATCCAAATCTGAAG AATATGAATCGTAttttaagaataaaaattctcaAGATATTTGGTCATGTAAAGCTTACTACTTGGAGCTACTGCTAGGAGTAAAAATATCAAGCCTAA ATGGTTCAATGAAGATTTCATTTTCTAGACTTATAAGTTCAGATCcttataaaaattgtacTATAATTCTCAAACTCGAGGATGAGAGATTCACtg GAATCTCATCTGACCCACCAATTAAGGATTTCAGCAGACTAGTCAATGAACTCAACAACGGCCTTGATTTCGGTTCATTTCTATGCCTAATTAGGAAATCATTCAAATTGCTTTTACAACCAACttga
- a CDS encoding AP2 domain protein has protein sequence MLIYKILRRCFSTRSYKPPTKEILHPYINEPEHLSLNPTYKTAKITGLQEFIPKDYYNHLRLESTRSGEYLGDDFPYNFLGKDRVWRSRKYNVKVNPAPIDVSRIKCVDFYKRLQVWSAHWFENGIRRMRWFRCAYGFNRAKKSAEEFRKTLIMAGRVSDMKTESQKRLESERLKSLRDLRSKRFEFVVKRKL, from the exons atgcTCATATATAAGATTCTTAGAAGGTGTTTTTCAACACGGAGTTATAAACCGCCAACTAAAGAGATTTTACATCCATATATAAATG AACCTGAACACTTATCTCTTAATCCAACTTACAAAACTGCTAAAATTACTGGTTTACAGGAATTTATCCCCAAAGATTACTACAATCATTTG AGACTGGAATCTACCAGAAGTGGTGAGTATTTGGGTGATGATTTTCCTTACAATTTTCTGGGCAAGGATCGAGTTTGGCGAAGTCgtaaatataatgtaaaGGTGAACCCTGCCCCTATTGATGTTTCAAgaattaaatgtgttgattTTTACAAGAG GCTTCAAGTGTGGTCTGCACACTGGTTTGAAAATGGTATTCGGAGAATGAGGTGGTTCAGATGTGCTTATGGGTTCAATAGAGCTAAAAAATCTGCTGAGGAGTTTAGGAAAACTTTAATAATGGCCGGTCGTGTTTCCGATATGAAAACTGAGAGCCAGAAACGTCTAGAGTCTGAGAGACTCAAATCACTTAGGGATTTAAGGAGTAAAAGATTTGAGTTTGTTGTAAAGAGAAAGTTATAA